The proteins below are encoded in one region of Levilactobacillus namurensis:
- the pstC gene encoding phosphate ABC transporter permease subunit PstC produces MKEQSTSVASLERQLKKHSKAAKLEVWGRVVSFSALVLIVAVVVAIIGFVASKGIATFTTNHVSLWDFLTGKNWNPGIKDAHGKPEVGALSMIVGSFLITILSALIATPFAIGTAVFMNEISPNRGAKILRPVTELLVGIPSVVYGFIGLSVVVPFTRSVFGGSGFGILSGTFVLFVMVLPTVTSMSADALRAVPRFYREASLALGATQWQTIYKVVLRAATPGLMTAVVFGMARAFGEALAVQMVIGNAALMPHSLVDPAATLTSVLTTGIGNTVMGSLQNNALWSLALVLLLMSLVFNLIVRLIGRKGRLQ; encoded by the coding sequence ATGAAAGAACAGTCTACTTCAGTGGCGAGTTTAGAGCGCCAGTTAAAAAAGCATTCTAAGGCCGCTAAGCTCGAAGTCTGGGGACGCGTGGTTAGTTTTTCGGCGTTGGTCTTAATCGTCGCAGTCGTGGTCGCCATCATTGGTTTCGTGGCGTCTAAGGGCATTGCGACCTTTACCACCAATCACGTGAGTCTCTGGGACTTCCTAACGGGCAAGAACTGGAACCCGGGCATTAAGGATGCCCACGGCAAGCCCGAAGTTGGGGCGTTGTCAATGATTGTGGGGTCCTTTCTAATCACGATTCTCTCGGCGTTGATTGCGACCCCGTTTGCGATTGGGACGGCGGTCTTCATGAATGAAATCTCACCTAACCGGGGGGCCAAAATCCTGCGGCCAGTAACCGAGTTACTGGTGGGGATTCCTTCAGTTGTTTATGGGTTTATCGGGTTAAGCGTTGTGGTCCCGTTCACGCGGTCCGTCTTTGGCGGTAGCGGGTTCGGAATCCTTTCCGGGACCTTCGTCCTCTTCGTGATGGTCTTGCCTACGGTCACGTCGATGAGTGCCGATGCACTGCGGGCGGTTCCCCGGTTCTACCGGGAGGCCTCGCTTGCCTTAGGGGCAACGCAGTGGCAGACCATCTACAAGGTAGTCTTGCGCGCCGCAACGCCGGGGCTGATGACGGCCGTGGTCTTCGGGATGGCCCGGGCCTTCGGTGAAGCCTTAGCCGTGCAAATGGTGATTGGGAACGCGGCGTTGATGCCGCACAGCCTAGTTGACCCGGCGGCGACGTTGACGTCCGTTCTGACGACAGGAATCGGGAACACGGTCATGGGGTCCTTACAAAACAATGCCCTATGGTCCCTAGCGCTGGTTCTATTACTGATGTCCTTAGTCTTTAACTTAATTGTCCGGCTGATTGGTCGAAAGGGGCGGTTGCAATAA
- a CDS encoding cell wall metabolism sensor histidine kinase WalK — MSKRWLWLSGLGCWGVNSLLVWVVQPAYLHWALVLAGIVTLGEWGLIALGLRWLAERITILTKKVEKIRREEAPAHVLLAHSDPFYQLALQINYLQTHQRKVQRRIAGQNQEFATLLDYLPIGVMVIDRYRKVELANPAMEQFLQRKISPRRHPFTQDVNQFELASLINSALTERKTQHQVVKLAGIPNDRTVDVQAIYTATSQDYFQVLVLLYDVTEVYAVEQMQLDFVSNASHELKTPVTAISGFAKTLLAGAKDDPDKSVEFLKIIDQQCDRLVELINDVLTISHIESGNVVELEKVPVGQQIASQIHLLQPLAAVNQVTLINQVPDDLIVTTDQRKLDQIVKNVLSNAIKYNRPEGTVTVTTTQNDQAWTLTVADTGIGISPQDQLRVFERFYRAETSHSNQRVNGSGLGLAIVRELVRALDGKLDLQSHLDKGTTVTLSFPLKPATTE, encoded by the coding sequence ATGAGTAAGCGTTGGCTGTGGCTGAGCGGTCTGGGGTGCTGGGGCGTCAACAGCTTATTGGTGTGGGTGGTCCAGCCGGCTTACCTCCACTGGGCCTTGGTCCTAGCGGGAATCGTGACCCTTGGTGAGTGGGGGCTGATTGCCTTAGGGTTGCGCTGGCTGGCAGAGCGAATCACCATTCTGACCAAGAAGGTTGAAAAGATTCGGCGGGAAGAGGCCCCCGCCCATGTGTTGCTGGCGCATAGCGACCCGTTTTATCAGCTGGCCCTCCAGATCAATTACTTACAGACCCACCAGCGTAAGGTTCAACGCCGAATCGCGGGCCAGAACCAGGAGTTCGCGACCCTGTTAGACTACCTGCCGATTGGGGTCATGGTCATTGACCGGTACCGGAAAGTCGAGCTAGCGAATCCCGCGATGGAGCAGTTCTTGCAACGTAAGATTTCGCCCCGGCGTCACCCGTTTACCCAAGACGTGAATCAGTTTGAACTTGCTAGCCTGATCAATTCGGCGTTGACTGAACGGAAGACGCAACACCAAGTTGTGAAGCTGGCGGGGATTCCGAATGACCGGACCGTCGACGTTCAGGCCATCTATACGGCCACGTCTCAGGACTATTTCCAGGTCTTGGTCCTGCTGTACGATGTGACCGAGGTCTACGCGGTCGAGCAGATGCAACTGGACTTCGTGTCGAACGCGTCCCATGAATTGAAGACGCCGGTCACGGCCATCTCAGGCTTTGCTAAGACCCTCTTGGCGGGGGCCAAGGATGACCCGGATAAGAGTGTTGAGTTCTTGAAAATCATCGACCAGCAGTGTGACCGCTTAGTCGAACTAATCAACGATGTGTTGACCATTTCCCACATCGAATCGGGTAACGTGGTCGAGCTGGAGAAGGTCCCGGTCGGTCAACAAATTGCGAGTCAGATTCACCTGTTGCAACCCCTAGCGGCCGTCAATCAAGTGACACTGATCAATCAGGTGCCGGATGACCTCATCGTGACCACGGACCAGCGTAAGCTTGACCAGATTGTGAAGAACGTGTTGAGTAACGCCATCAAGTATAACCGGCCGGAGGGCACCGTAACGGTCACCACGACCCAAAATGATCAAGCGTGGACGTTAACGGTCGCTGATACGGGAATTGGCATCTCGCCGCAAGACCAATTACGGGTCTTCGAACGGTTCTACCGGGCCGAGACCTCTCATTCGAATCAACGGGTCAATGGTAGTGGGCTGGGTCTGGCCATTGTCCGGGAACTGGTCCGGGCTTTGGATGGAAAGCTGGACCTCCAGAGTCATCTGGATAAGGGGACCACGGTGACTTTGAGCTTCCCGCTAAAACCAGCGACAACTGAATAA
- a CDS encoding response regulator transcription factor — MSRVLVVDDEPAIVTLLQYNLEQADYQVVTAIDGEQALQLAQNEHFDVILLDLMLPKLDGVEVTKRLRQEKIKTPIIMITAKTSEFDTVFGLELGADDYITKPFSPREVLARMKAVMRRYHEDAGPVTTATNGHVIRIAGLRIDQDKFQVKRGDQPIDLTPKEFELLLFFAKRPGKVWSREQLLEGVWGFDYSGQTRMVDIHVSHLREKIEADPKHPQLLKTVRGFGYTFEASHE, encoded by the coding sequence ATGAGTAGAGTGCTAGTCGTGGATGATGAACCAGCAATTGTGACGTTGTTGCAGTACAACTTGGAGCAAGCAGATTACCAAGTGGTGACGGCAATCGATGGGGAGCAGGCGTTGCAGTTGGCTCAGAACGAACATTTTGATGTGATTCTATTAGATCTGATGTTGCCGAAGCTGGATGGCGTGGAAGTCACCAAGCGTTTGCGGCAAGAAAAAATCAAAACACCCATCATTATGATCACGGCCAAGACCAGTGAATTCGACACGGTCTTCGGACTGGAACTGGGGGCGGACGATTACATTACCAAGCCGTTTAGTCCCCGGGAAGTGCTGGCGCGGATGAAGGCGGTCATGCGGCGGTATCACGAAGATGCCGGGCCAGTGACTACGGCCACTAATGGCCACGTGATTCGGATCGCCGGTCTCCGGATTGACCAGGATAAGTTCCAGGTCAAGCGGGGCGACCAGCCGATTGATTTGACCCCTAAGGAGTTCGAACTCCTACTGTTTTTTGCCAAACGTCCGGGGAAAGTTTGGAGTCGCGAACAGTTGCTAGAAGGCGTGTGGGGCTTCGACTACAGTGGTCAGACGCGGATGGTGGACATTCACGTCTCCCATTTACGGGAAAAGATTGAGGCGGATCCCAAGCACCCGCAGTTATTGAAGACCGTGCGGGGGTTTGGGTACACCTTCGAGGCGTCCCATGAGTAA
- a CDS encoding phosphate ABC transporter substrate-binding protein PstS family protein, with product MTKKRWFQGIGLILLVALGVFAYQTRQVSHAGQSITAVGSTALQPLVEAAGEQYTGEHLGTFINVQGGGTGTGLSQIQEGAVQIGDSDLFASEQKGITSKQLVDHRVAVVGITPIVNRKNGVQNLTTKQLTAVFTGQVTNWKQVGGADRPIVIINRAQGSGTRATFEKFGMNGHRSRTAQEQDSSGMVRQIVATTPGAISYVAFSYVDKTVDALHLNGVAPTEANVIDNHWKIWSYEHLYTNGQPTGLTKDFIAYVESPAIQKTLVRQLGYLSPDQMHIERDVTGKVTQIGGAR from the coding sequence ATGACGAAGAAACGGTGGTTTCAAGGAATTGGCCTGATTCTATTGGTCGCCTTGGGGGTGTTTGCCTACCAGACTCGGCAGGTCAGTCACGCCGGACAATCCATCACCGCCGTCGGTTCAACGGCCTTACAGCCCCTGGTTGAAGCAGCGGGCGAGCAGTATACGGGTGAACATTTGGGGACGTTCATCAACGTACAAGGTGGCGGGACCGGGACGGGTCTGAGTCAGATTCAAGAAGGTGCCGTGCAGATTGGGGACTCGGATCTTTTTGCGTCTGAACAAAAGGGGATCACTAGCAAACAATTGGTCGATCACCGGGTCGCGGTGGTCGGCATCACACCCATCGTTAATCGCAAGAACGGCGTACAGAACCTGACGACTAAGCAGTTGACGGCGGTCTTCACCGGACAAGTCACGAATTGGAAGCAGGTGGGTGGCGCCGATCGGCCGATCGTCATCATTAACCGGGCCCAAGGAAGTGGGACCCGGGCGACTTTTGAGAAGTTCGGTATGAACGGGCACCGTTCCCGGACGGCTCAAGAACAAGACTCGTCGGGGATGGTTCGTCAGATTGTGGCGACCACGCCGGGGGCCATTAGTTATGTCGCCTTTTCGTACGTGGACAAGACGGTCGACGCCCTGCACCTGAATGGCGTTGCGCCAACGGAAGCCAACGTGATTGATAATCACTGGAAGATTTGGTCGTACGAACATCTTTACACCAACGGTCAACCTACGGGGCTGACCAAGGACTTTATCGCTTATGTGGAATCGCCTGCCATTCAGAAGACGTTGGTGCGGCAGTTGGGGTATCTATCCCCCGACCAGATGCACATTGAACGGGACGTGACGGGTAAGGTCACTCAGATTGGAGGCGCGCGGTAA
- the prfB gene encoding peptide chain release factor 2 (programmed frameshift), producing MELSDAKHAISTMRDQLAGFRRSLDFDALNESISVNEGQMAEPGFWDDPQQAQKLIDATNDMKKKVEEFKTLSDQVDDLEVAVELLSDEPDADMQAEFDQNFTKAQAALRQYRLNLLLNQKYDHNNALLEIHPGAGGTESQDWGSMLMRMYQRWADQHDFKVTILDYQPGEVAGLSSATLLIAGHNAYGYLRSEKGVHRLVRISPFDSAGRRHTSFASVDVLPELDDSVDVEINPADLKVDVYRASGAGGQHVNKTSSAVRITHLPTGIVTQSQAQRSQLQNRQTALAMLRAKLYEREEEKKAKEKAALEGDQLDIGWGSQIRSYVFHPYTMVKDHRTNYETSQGQAVMDGDLDPFIDAFLQWKLSQKNPD from the exons ATGGAATTAAGTGATGCAAAACACGCAATTAGCACGATGCGTGACCAACTTGCCGGCTTTAGGAGGTCGCTT GACTTTGATGCGCTGAACGAGAGCATCAGTGTCAATGAAGGCCAGATGGCGGAACCTGGGTTCTGGGATGATCCCCAGCAAGCCCAGAAGTTGATCGACGCGACGAACGACATGAAGAAAAAGGTCGAGGAATTCAAGACGTTGTCGGACCAGGTCGATGACTTGGAGGTCGCCGTGGAGCTCTTGAGTGATGAGCCGGATGCGGACATGCAAGCCGAATTCGACCAGAACTTCACCAAGGCCCAAGCGGCTTTGCGGCAGTATCGGTTGAACTTACTGTTGAACCAAAAGTACGACCACAATAACGCGTTGTTGGAAATTCACCCGGGAGCCGGGGGCACGGAATCGCAGGACTGGGGATCCATGTTGATGCGGATGTATCAACGTTGGGCAGACCAGCATGACTTCAAGGTCACGATTCTGGACTACCAACCCGGTGAAGTTGCGGGCCTTAGTAGCGCGACGTTACTGATTGCCGGGCACAACGCTTACGGGTACCTGCGCTCGGAGAAGGGTGTGCACCGGTTAGTTCGAATCTCGCCGTTTGACTCGGCGGGACGCCGGCACACCTCGTTTGCCTCGGTCGATGTCTTGCCCGAACTGGACGATTCCGTGGACGTGGAAATCAATCCTGCCGACTTGAAAGTCGACGTCTACCGGGCATCCGGTGCTGGGGGACAACACGTCAACAAGACGTCTTCCGCGGTGCGAATCACCCACTTGCCAACGGGAATCGTCACCCAGAGTCAGGCTCAGCGGTCTCAACTGCAGAACCGGCAGACGGCGTTAGCCATGTTGCGGGCGAAGTTGTACGAACGCGAAGAAGAGAAGAAGGCCAAGGAAAAGGCGGCGCTGGAAGGCGACCAACTGGATATTGGCTGGGGATCGCAGATTCGCTCGTACGTCTTCCACCCGTACACCATGGTGAAGGATCACCGGACCAACTACGAGACCAGTCAGGGCCAAGCCGTCATGGACGGCGACTTAGATCCGTTCATCGACGCCTTCTTACAGTGGAAGTTGAGTCAGAAGAATCCAGATTAA
- a CDS encoding PDZ domain-containing protein, whose amino-acid sequence MRTLLVVGSYLLQPLLWLAILRMWLTSRARIKRERHDFSSAVYSDHFELRHMLTQGLVLGVGLSVVNLLVGLSLPLFWIVIYEALLTVSLVVLPTTVLPVTLIVVSTLLTNYGGALWPDRPNLGATGLNWHAVPAASFLWLLVIVFLALGHWVAHYGGRFAAPRIYAKQRGKRIAGYPWRELLIIPMVTLVPGDWFTSQWSFWPVLTLHGQSFAVLIVPLLLGVRFTVFRQAPQVAYQNLARKMLWLAAAAVVLMVWTFWRPQNLPVAMVVLLVCYGGCLWQAKRYDEHQPFWYSQVDDGVRVLAIRPGTPANKLDLAPGDIILECNHQAVNSETTFYEALLINPTYCHLRVRNMAGELKVTETAIYSGAPHEIGIVLFRDQEG is encoded by the coding sequence ATGCGGACATTACTGGTCGTGGGCAGTTATTTACTCCAGCCCCTTTTATGGTTGGCTATTTTACGGATGTGGCTGACCAGTCGCGCACGTATCAAGCGCGAACGTCATGATTTTAGCAGTGCGGTCTATAGCGACCACTTCGAATTGCGGCATATGTTGACGCAGGGCCTGGTCCTGGGTGTCGGCTTATCCGTGGTGAACCTGCTGGTGGGCTTGAGCTTGCCATTATTCTGGATTGTCATTTACGAGGCCTTATTGACGGTATCGTTAGTGGTCCTTCCCACCACGGTCTTACCGGTGACCTTGATCGTGGTCAGCACGTTGCTGACCAATTATGGTGGCGCGCTGTGGCCTGACCGTCCCAATCTGGGGGCGACGGGGCTGAATTGGCATGCGGTGCCCGCGGCGAGTTTCTTGTGGCTTCTGGTCATCGTCTTCTTGGCTTTAGGCCACTGGGTCGCCCATTACGGCGGCCGGTTTGCGGCGCCACGAATTTACGCCAAGCAACGGGGCAAGCGGATTGCCGGCTACCCTTGGCGGGAATTGCTGATCATTCCGATGGTCACGCTGGTTCCGGGGGATTGGTTCACCAGCCAATGGTCATTCTGGCCGGTGCTGACCCTGCACGGACAGTCCTTTGCGGTCCTGATTGTACCGTTGCTTCTAGGGGTGCGGTTTACGGTCTTTCGGCAGGCGCCACAGGTCGCCTATCAGAACCTGGCCCGAAAGATGCTTTGGTTAGCCGCTGCGGCAGTGGTTCTGATGGTCTGGACGTTTTGGCGGCCGCAAAATCTGCCAGTGGCGATGGTGGTCCTGCTGGTTTGTTATGGTGGTTGTTTATGGCAAGCCAAACGTTATGATGAGCATCAGCCTTTCTGGTATTCTCAGGTCGACGATGGGGTCCGGGTCTTGGCGATTCGTCCCGGGACGCCGGCCAATAAGCTAGACTTGGCACCGGGCGATATTATTCTCGAGTGCAATCACCAAGCGGTCAATAGTGAGACGACCTTTTATGAAGCGTTATTGATCAATCCAACGTACTGTCATTTACGAGTACGTAATATGGCGGGAGAACTAAAAGTTACCGAAACGGCCATTTATTCCGGGGCACCACACGAAATCGGAATTGTTCTATTCAGAGATCAGGAGGGGTAA